From the Paenibacillus sp. MMS20-IR301 genome, the window TGTGCGTTATCTAAGAGATCTCCATTTAGTTTTATGACATATGCAAATTGTTCTGGTATTCTTGCATTGTTTTTTAGTAATAATATACTTTTGATGTCTTGATATTGTAAAACATATCCAATAGCCCTATCTTGCTTATAGTCCTGGTAAGGAAAAGTATCGGTTTCTTCTGGTAATAGGAGTTGTTTAACTTTGTTATTACTAATCGTTGTATCTACTTGAAAAATTGGAGGTAATGTAAGGAATATAGTTGCCATTTTACCATCCTTTCTTTGAGAAACATTAATAGATTTAATGTATCATTTGTTTGTAATATTTTGAAGATAAAAGGAATAAAATGTGAGATAATGTGGAATGAAGTAAGGCATACATTTATATTGAGGGATTATACATAATGTCAGAGGGTAAATGAAAATTAATATTGTTAGTGATAGCTATATTTATGGGGCTTCAGATTATACAGTCTTCGTTTATGTAAATAATCTATCAAAAAATGACTTAGTGCAAAAGTCTCTTCTACACCATTAGGAATTTGGAGAGTACTATGAAAATCCCAAAGCCTCACAGAAATTAGTTAAAGGAGAATTGAATCAGTGAGACCTAATAATAATGCACTTGAATTTGATAATGCCGTGGAAGGTAATGTTAAAAAGTATTTTAATAATAAGCATGCAACTTGCATGTTTCCAGGATGTAATGAGCATGCAATATCTTCTCACGCTATATCCAAAAAAAAATCATTAAGTCAGATTGCTGAAGATGGAATTTTATTTTCTGTTAAATCAAAGAGAATATACCCAGATAAAGAAATAAGTATAGGAGAAAAAGGGATAAATGACGCTTCAACATTTAAAGGGTTTTGTAAGCAACATGATGATATTTTCTCAAGCCTAGATAAGGAAGGGATTAAAACTGAAAAAGATGTGTTTCTTCAAGCATATCGTACGTTGAGTTATATAATATCAAATTGCTCCACAATTTTATGAAGGTTTAGAGAATAAAATTCTTGAGAATAAATCTATAAAAGAAATAGTAGAGCAGGCGAAAAAAAATGCTGAACAGAATAACGAGAAAAGAATAAAAAAATTAATAATGTATTGCGTTGAAGTATTAGACGTTTTAAATAGGTATGAATTAGATTCAGCGGTATTCGGTGAAGATGAATATTTGATTATAGATGGTATTATGAATCAGGATTTAAAGAAGCATATAAACAAATCTAATCAGGCTGATTTAGTTATTATTCATCGAATGGTTAACTATCAGATCCCAGTTGCAATAAGTACAAAAATTTCATACATAAGACCCAAAGGAAAAGAAGAAGAATTGTTTTTGATCTGTATTCCTTATAAAGAGCATTCAGACTTTATTATCATGTTTGACAAACACAAATCACTTTTTGCAGATAATGATTATTATTTGCATTATCTTGCAAATGATTTGAATATGTTGGATTTAATAGAGAAAGTAATGGCTTGTTCAGATGATTGGTGGATTAATCCTAGCGTTTACAAAAATCTATCTGAAGATAAAAAGAAAGTTTTTGTTGATGATTTAAAATTTGGAACAGTTGATATTTTCAAACTATACGATATATCTATTTTTGATGATTTAAGGATTCAGCTTATTAATAAATATAAGAAATGCGAAGGTATCCCATCGGAGCTAATAGAATTACATGAAAAAAGAATCCATCAGCTACCTCTCAGAGATAATGATGAATTAAGAAAAGAAGAACTTAATAAGAAATTGATGGCTCCATTTTTAGATTTTTGGAGAGAATAATCTCAAATCTTAATTTAAAGAATGTAAATTTAATAAATCATTTTAAAGGTGGAGGCAAGCAATGAGATTAGTGAATGTGGAGATTAAAAATTATCGACTATTGCAAGACTTAAGTGGTATTAATAATGTTCAAATTGACCCGAAAACTACATTAATTGTGGGGAAAAACAATTCTGGGAAAACCTCCTTTACAAACATTTTTAATATGTTCCTAAGGCAAAACGGTAAGTTTGAATGGTCCGATTTTTCCTCAAACTCCCATTCTGAATTTAGAAAAATGTATCAGAATTATTGCGAGTCTAAAGAACAAGAAACTGAAGAAGATTTTTTTAAAAACTGCCCTTTAGATAACCTTTCAATTGAAATGTTGTTAACTATTGAATATAGCGATCAGGATAATTGGAGTAATATTAGACCATTACTAACATCCTTAGATGATTCAAACCAATTAAAGATTTTATTTTCGTATGCACTGGAACAACCAGAAATTTTTTTTCAACAACTTCATAAGTTGAAAATTAAAAATAATCAGAAGGATATTATTGAACATGTAGAAAAGATATTTGAGAGTTACTTTAAGTTTGTGGTTCGCCCATACGATAGGAATGTAGACACTTCAGTCATCAATATTACAGATATAAAGAAAATTATTGGAACAACTTTTATTACTGCACAAAGAGAAGTTGATGATGGGAATTCTAAAAGTAGCACAAAATTATCCTCTGTGTTTCAAAGGGAATATCGAAATAGGTCAATAAAATCAGAAAATAAAGAAGACCAGGAATTAGAATTAAATGCTTTAAATGAAGAAATTATTAATGCTAATAGTGGCATTGATAAAAAATTGGACGATTTTTTTAGAGAATATATTAGCTCTTATGCTACTTTTGGGTATCCAAATTTACAGGATTCAGAGCTTACGTTGAAAGCAAATATGACTGTAACAAATTTATTTCAAAGTATTAGGCTTTTCTATAAAGATAGTGACCACATGTTACCTGAAAAATATAATGGCCTTGGATATAGTAATTTAATTTATATCATATCTGAAATACTTAGTTTTAAGGCAATGATTCAAGAGAATGGGACTGATCTAAACTTAATCTTTGTTGAGGAGCCAGAAGCACACATGCATCCTCAACTACAGAGTATTCTTATACAAAGAATTAATTATTTTTTGGAAGTAAATAAAATTAATGCTCAGGTTATAATTACTACTCACTCATCACATATTGTTTCAAACTCAAGTTTTGAAAGTATCAGATATTTCTTTAGACGAAATAATAAGTGCGTAGCAGTTAAAGATATGATGAAGTTTTCTGTTAGTAATCAAACTGGCATTAAAGATGAAGAAGATAATGAATATGATGTTGATACACTTCAATTTTTAAAGAGATACATAACTTTGGTGAAATGTGACATGTTTTTTGCTGATAAAATTGTGATGATTGAGGGACTTTGCGAAAGATTGCTTATGCCAATGTTTTTTGAAAAGGTAGATACATACCTTCAAACCCAAAAGCCTATGGTTAAAATATTGTCCGAACAATATATATCGGTAATTGAAGTGAATGGAGCATATATGCATAAGTTTAAAGAATTTCTTGAATTCTTAGAGGTAAAAACTTTAATTATTACTGATATAGACTGTTGCATTAATTCAGAGGTTAAAAAGGATGGGGTTGTTCAAAAAAACTCGAATGGTAGTGTGAAAACAAGATTGAAAAAAAATGAGGTGATTATGGAACAGCTTTCTAAGTTAGTGACAACTAACCCGACGCTTAAGGAATGGATTCCTGGATGTGTGGCAATAGACGATCTGCTAAAGCACACTGTAAAAAAAGAACAGGCTAAAATCTCTGTTGCTTATCAGAAAAATGTGCTGCACGATCTTGATAAAGTGAAGTGCGGAAGAACTTTTGAAGAGGCATTTATAATTGATAATGCTAAGTTTATTTTTAATAATAAAGGCTTAATGAGCAGTATTTCAAATCTTATTCGTCCTTTTTCAAGTGAAGAGGATATATGGAATAATTCTTATATAATTTATGATTATATAGACAAAAATGATAAAAAATCTAATTTTGCATTTGATTTGATGTATTTAAAGGAATGGAACGTTCCTTCATATATTGAGGAGGGGCTATCATGGCTAGCATCGGAGTAGTCGATCAGGTATACGAATGCATTGATAATAGCGAAAGTTTTATCATTGAGGCTGGAGCTGGAAGTGGGAAAACTTGGACCTTAGTAAAAGCGTTAGAGTATATTATCCAGAAGAAAGAGAGACAATTTCAAAAGCAACATAGAAAAGTGGCTTGTATAACTTACACTAATATTGCAAAAGAAGAAATAATTAGCCGTATTAATGGAAATGAAATTGTTGAGGTTAAGACCATTCATGATTTTCTTTGGAAGATAAGAGTCAATTTCATAATTCAAAACCCTTGCTATATCTGGTTTTGTTGAGCATAGAAAAAGGAGTACCTCCCCACATTCTCGAATTTATAGGCGACGAAACCCACCCGAGAACGAAAAGAGGTAATCCCTATCTATTCAATTCGACAAGAAGAACTGTTTTCCTTTAAGGAATTGTTCCAGATGAACCCCGAAGATAAATACAACCATATTTTTGAGCACTTAGATCTCTCCAAGGTGCTGCACACCCTCCGGAAAAAGAGTAACCGTGGCCGACCCGAAAAACTGAATGTACCTGCGATGATCTATTCATTGCTCATCGCCAAAATGGAGAACATCGAGTTTATTTCTTCTCTGGTCTGGCGTCTTTTGCACAGTGAAGAGTTTCGGGCGCAGTGCCGATTTACCGGCTCCGACAATATCCCGAGTGAAGCCTCGTATTCCCGTTTGATTCATGCGCTAGAGCAAACCGGAATGCTCGAGAACCTGCAGGATTCGTTGGTCCTGTCTGCCCTAGAGGAAGGGTTTGTTAGCGGTACACATCTCGCCGTGGATTCCTCTATTGTGGAGGCTTGGGATTGCCAATTCAGCGAAGCTGCGGCGAAACGCCGCGCCGCTCGCCGTCCACCAAAGCCAAGTGAGGCTTCGGTGGCAGAGCCGCAGCTCCAGTTTGAACTCCCGGAGCCGAAGCCCACCGTAGTGAACGGGCCACCGAAGAAACCTGCCTACGCCAAGCGTGGACGTCCATCGCATGCAGAACGAGAATGCCGACGGGAGGAACAAGAAGCTTATGAACAAAGCCTCGGACCGTTTCAGAAAACCATTGAAGCAATGTTGCCTTACACCTATGACGAACTGTTGGCCGCGCTGCCCCGGCATGCCGCACGTTGTGACAAGAAAAATACGAAGGGGCGACTCACCAGTTATTACGGGTTCAAGGCAAATCTGCTGGTTGATACGGACAGTCAATATATTGTTAGTGGCTTATGGAGTTCAGCGAATCCCAATGACCAGCGTATGGCGGTTGTTCTCCTCAAAGGCCTGCTTCTGAAGTTCCCTTCGCTAAACGTAAAGCATATCTTGGGCGACAAAGGGTATGACAGTTCAGCCATTTACCAGTTGATTCATTCCTTAGGCGCTTTTCCTATTATTAAAATGATTCACCACAAAAAACCGCCCGAGGGGATGAACCAGGATTACACCCCTGTGTGCTCGCAGGGACACGCCTACCGTTACGACAGTTTCGATGCCAAATACGAAACGCTGCGTTACACCAGGCCGAACCAGTGTAAAGACTGTCCATTTTCCGAATCCGGCTGCCAAAAAGTGTTTAAGATCCGAATTCAAACCGATTTGCGAAAGCACGCTTACCCAGCAAGAGGGAGCGAGAGCTTTACGCAACTGTATAACAAACGAACGGCTGTAGAACGTGTTTTTGCCTACCTCAAAGAGTATTTTGGGATGAAACGCACACGTCACCGCGGCGTCCGGGCAAGTGTCGATTTCCAGCTCAGCACATTGGCCTACAATTTGAGTAAGTTTGCGCTAGACAAGTTGAACAAGCAGTTGAGTAACTCCCAGCAAGTGGCCTAACTTTTTTTAAAAAACAAACTCAGCTTTTGGCCCAGTCTTGCTATTCAGCAAACTGAATTATGAAATTGACTCAGATAATACAACCATTCCAAAAAGAACTTAAACAAGAACTACTTTTGTATATAAACTCTAAAATTCAAAAGAATTTAGAAATTTTAAGTAAATCAAAAGAAACAACCAAAAAATATAAGGATGCTCGTGACGAGAATGAAAAGTACCAAGAACGAATTGAGTCATTAACGAAGCTGAAATCTAGAATTCAATATAAAGATAACGCCAATTATAAAAAAGGTATTATTTCGCATGATGTAATGCTTGAACTGAGTATCAATATAATAAATAATAACAAAAAGTTATTAAAGATAATTCAAGATACTTATCCGGTAATCTTCATTGATGAGTATCAAGATACAAAGTCAGCAGTGGCTAAACTCTTATTAGAACATATAAAACCATCTACAACCATTTTATTCGGATTATTTGGGGACTATTATCAGCAGATTTACAATGGGACAGTAGGGAGGGTAGATGCGGATCTTCATAAATTGAAACCTATTTTGAAGAGCGAAAATTATCGTTCCTCAGATGTGATTATATCACTCCTTAATAGAATTCGAACAGATAATTTGGAACAAATACCCTCGGGCACTGAAAAAGAAGGGAAAAGCCATTTCTACTATGTTAATAATCGAGAGCTGGATACTGAAAAATTTATTAAAGAACGTATTAGTTTGGATTTTTCCATAGATGCTTCAGATAATATGAAGAAACTATTCCTCGTAACTAAAGCGATTGCCAAAAAAAATGGTTATATTGAATTACATGAGTTATATGATGAAGACGACAGTGCAACATACAAAGTGGGGCAAATTAAATCTGGTTTTATAGATATGCTCCGTTCAAATAAGCGAGATGTTAGCCAGATATCAAAAATAATTTTTGAAATGCTTCCTACAGAAATTCAAATAGCTATTGATAATGGGAGCTTACAAAATAATGATGATGAATTTATTGATGCTTTTAATAAGTGTATCGTAAAAAATAAAAAGTTCAATGAGCTTGAAATATTTGATGATTCGATCGTTCAGTCGTTTGAGAAGGGTCAGAAAAGTGAAATTATAAATAGAATATTACTTGAAACTTACTTTCCGGGATTGTTTTCTAAATACAGCTTGTCAAAAGCGAGAAGAGCAAAAAGCAAGGATATGTTGCTTAAAAATGCATCTAATAGAGATTGCATCTTTGCAAATCTTTTATTTGATATTGAGGAAGTTATTGAATTATACCAGAGTAATAAGGTTCAACTGCTACTAAAAAAGACAGCATTTGAGCTGAATAATATTCAAGATAAATTGAGCTTAAATAAAATATTATTGGAATTGATTTCTTTATCTGATAAAGGTAAGATCTCTGAAGTGTTTGATTTTGTTAATGAAAATCGAATACTGGAGTATTCCAACAAATTAAAGGATGCATTTAATAACGAATTTATAAAAGACTCATTTTATGAAGATCTTATGGAACTAGAATATATACAATTTAGACTCTTACATAAAACTGTCAAAGATACCTCTCCATTTTCCACAAATCATGGAACTAAAGGGGCAGAGTTTAACAATGTAGTATGTTTTATAGATGACAATGATTGGAATTCATATAGTCTAAATAAGTACTTAGAGGGACGTCCGGATATAGGAGCAGTTATTACCAACAATTTTGATATACAGACAAGAACAAGAAACTTGTTTTATGTTATATGCTCTCGAGCAAAGCATAATTTAGCTATTGTTGTTATGTCTGAAATGTCTTCGAAAAGCATTGCTGAAGCCAAAAGTTTATTTGGTGAGGGGAATTTCATTGATTGTTTTGCAGGTCAACAGCAATTACAATCAAATTAAGTGTTACTCTAAATCTAAACGATAAATGCCAAATGATGCTACAGGAATCAACCACTTATGCCAAAGATCGTTACAAGTCATGCCAAAACTACGTTACAAAATCGCCGAAATAAGGCTTTTTTAGTGACAAGATGAATTACAACTCACAAAGTGAGTAACGGTTATAATTGAGATTGATTTGATCAATAAATGATACTTTTTCGGGAATATGGTTGAGACAAATATGAAAGCCAGTAGTAGCGAAAGCCTTGCTAATACTGGTTTTTATTTGATTACAGTATCTTCACGCAAGTACTTGCCGGATTACTAAAAAACATGGATTGATTTCAAGAGGTTATATAAGTCTCCATAAGGAATATTAACATATACACTATAAATACCGGAGCTGACTCCATGAAGACACTATTAACAGAGGAAATGATCTTGGACGACCTGATAAAAACACTTCATCGATTATTCGGTTGGAGTGTAATCGAAACTGCCTCAATAAAACGAGGCTGGTTAAACTTAAAATGGAAAGTTACAACTGATGCAGGAGTGTTTTTGCTTAAGCAATACAACAAAGAAAGATATAAATTATTTAACCCGGCGGAACTATTGTTTGCATTCTCTCAGCAGATTAGGTTGTATGAACAAGGTCTGGCGTGTCCCAAACTGTTATCACATAATGAAAGTATTTTACTTGAATCGGATAATGGCGAGCTCTTCATGGTGATGGAATATTGCCAGGGTATATTAATTCCACCAGGCAGGGCCAATGTCCATCAAATATATGATTTAGGCCGGGCAACGGGAAAAATGCATCGAATATTAAATGACGGGACACTTGGCATTAATAATAGTCCGCAATTTATTCCTCCAAGCCGTGAGGAGCGTCTAGCCCATTGGCGCTCAGTTTGGGACAAGGCTAGGGAAGCCGGTAAACCTCAGCTGCTTGCTGAGATAGAAACTCAATTTAAGGCTACTGAAGAAATGGATATGGCTATACTCGATTTCCTTCGAACGGGATGGGCACATCGTGACCTTTGGGTGGATAATCTTTTATTTAATGGCAACGGATTAAATGCAATTCTAGATTTTGATCGACTAAAATTTGACTATCCCCAACTTGATGTAGCTCGTGCTGTTATATCATGTGCCTTAGATGATCATTTAGATGTCTCCCTGGCTTCAGCGTTTATGGAAGGGTACCGCGAGGAACGGAACGTAATAGAAGGCTATTTAACAAATTCATTACAGTTGCTGTGGTATATGGAAAGCACATGGTGGATCAATGCTAACATGGATCAACATAGCGTACCGCCAGCCCGCTTCGCAAAGGAAATGATTTGGCTGGCTGAAAGTCAAAAGAAGATGTCTGATTTATTAGGAAATATTTAGTTGATATGTCATGGGTACCACCCAAATGCAGCTGGAGAGCCTTGTTGGTATTTGCGGTATATGTATGGAAAAGACTCTGGATTAACAGTATACTAGCTATAATTGTTTTTCGTTGAGGTGAATATCAAATGAATGAAATCGATGAAGCTAAACAAATTGTATTACAAATCGGCGGTGTCTTGAGAAAGTACAGAAAAGAAAAAAACATGAGCTTAGACGACCTGGCGGAATTAACGGGTGTAAGCAAGCTCACTCTGGGGAATATCGAACGCGGTGATACCAATCCAACTTTGTCGATTATCTGGAAAATTTCAAAAGCCATATCTTTACCGCTATTAGCTTTGTTGAAATCAGAAGAACCTGTCAGTTTGTATCGGGCAGGCGAAGGACTGCGGTTTTCTAATGACCAAAAAAATTGGATTATTGAACCAGTCTTTAAAAACACAAGCAACGATATTGAAATGTGCCGGGCTTACTTACAACCGAATAGCTCATATCACCCTGAAGGTCATCATGTGAATACAACTGAAATTGCGACAGTAATGACCGGCTCCATTGAAATTCAAGTCGATGGAGAGATTTACACGTTGAATCAGTATGATACGATCAGCTTTCGTGCGGATTGTCCTCACTCTTATACCAATTATACGAATAGCGAAGCAGTGCTTCATATAGCCTTAAAGTATGGTTTCTAAAAGCCGAAAATTCTGCTTATTAAATACAACTCCGAATTCCATGGCGGAAATTCAGAGTTGTATTTTTTTATTTTTAGAATAGTATATTTTAAATTAATTATTGTTAAAAATAATATACTATAATATACTTTTAGTATTCGCGCGAATGTTGTTCTTACTTTTTCAATCAGCATAATAAGTATGAGTTCAAGAAGGAGAAATGAAGAATGCCGAACAAACAAAATAAAAGGGCCGTGCCATCTTCTATAGGACTGATAATTCTCGGCATTATTGTAATTGCAGCTAATTTACGGGCTCCCTTAACCTCAGTGGGACCTCTAGTGAGTCTCATAAGGGATGATGTTCGTATTTCGAATACATTAGCAGGCCTGATAACAACGCTGCCTTTACTTGCCTTTGCTTTATTATCGCCTTTAGTACCCAAATTAGGACGGAGATATGGGGTTGAACGTATCATTTTGATTGCCCTAATCTTTCTGACTGCTGGCATTGTATTACGTTCCTTATCTGGTGCAGCCAATCTGTATATTGGGACAGCCATTCTGGGTTTCGCAATTGCCGTATGTAATGTATTATTGCCAAGTGTAATCAAAAGGGATTTTCCAACTAAAATGGGCTCCATGACAGGTGTTTACTCCATTTCAATGAGTTTATTTGGGGCAATCGCATCGGGAATCAGTGTACCTCTAGCGGTGAACGCAGGTCTGAAATGGCAGGGAGCATTGGGAATATGGGGGATTCTAAGCTTTGTATCGTTTCTCTGTTGGTTACCCCAATTAAGAAAGCAAACGAAGCCAGCAACCACGACGAGCCAACCTATCGCGAGCAACGATGTGAATGTTTGGCGGTCCCCTCTTGCCTGGCAAGTAACCTTGTTTATGGGTATACAGTCCATGGTTTTCTATGTGTTGATCGCTTGGTTGCCTGAAATTTTAAAGCAGCAGGGAATTGACTCCAGCCAATCAGGATGGTACCTCTCGATCATGCAGTTAGCGTTGCTTCCATTTACCTTTATTGTCCCTGTTATTGCCGGGCGCATGTCTAACCAACGTTTGTTAGTGGTCATCACAATTATTTTGCTTTTGACGGGAACGCTCGGACTTTTATACGGAAGCTCTAATATTATTCTGTTGTGGATTATAATACTCGGGATTGGTGGTGGCTTCGCCTTTAGTTTGTCCATGATGTTTTTTGGTTTACGTACTGAAAATGCCCATCAAGCAGCGGAACTGTCTGGCATGGCGCAATCGGTCGGATATCTTCTTGCCGCAACCGGTCCTGCCCTCATAGGGTTTCTGCATGATGCGACAAATAGCTGGAACCTGCCACTGTTCAT encodes:
- a CDS encoding AAA family ATPase — encoded protein: MRLVNVEIKNYRLLQDLSGINNVQIDPKTTLIVGKNNSGKTSFTNIFNMFLRQNGKFEWSDFSSNSHSEFRKMYQNYCESKEQETEEDFFKNCPLDNLSIEMLLTIEYSDQDNWSNIRPLLTSLDDSNQLKILFSYALEQPEIFFQQLHKLKIKNNQKDIIEHVEKIFESYFKFVVRPYDRNVDTSVINITDIKKIIGTTFITAQREVDDGNSKSSTKLSSVFQREYRNRSIKSENKEDQELELNALNEEIINANSGIDKKLDDFFREYISSYATFGYPNLQDSELTLKANMTVTNLFQSIRLFYKDSDHMLPEKYNGLGYSNLIYIISEILSFKAMIQENGTDLNLIFVEEPEAHMHPQLQSILIQRINYFLEVNKINAQVIITTHSSHIVSNSSFESIRYFFRRNNKCVAVKDMMKFSVSNQTGIKDEEDNEYDVDTLQFLKRYITLVKCDMFFADKIVMIEGLCERLLMPMFFEKVDTYLQTQKPMVKILSEQYISVIEVNGAYMHKFKEFLEFLEVKTLIITDIDCCINSEVKKDGVVQKNSNGSVKTRLKKNEVIMEQLSKLVTTNPTLKEWIPGCVAIDDLLKHTVKKEQAKISVAYQKNVLHDLDKVKCGRTFEEAFIIDNAKFIFNNKGLMSSISNLIRPFSSEEDIWNNSYIIYDYIDKNDKKSNFAFDLMYLKEWNVPSYIEEGLSWLASE
- a CDS encoding UvrD-helicase domain-containing protein, translating into MASIGVVDQVYECIDNSESFIIEAGAGSGKTWTLVKALEYIIQKKERQFQKQHRKVACITYTNIAKEEIISRINGNEIVEVKTIHDFLWKIRVNFIIQNPCYIWFC
- a CDS encoding transposase, whose protein sequence is MNPEDKYNHIFEHLDLSKVLHTLRKKSNRGRPEKLNVPAMIYSLLIAKMENIEFISSLVWRLLHSEEFRAQCRFTGSDNIPSEASYSRLIHALEQTGMLENLQDSLVLSALEEGFVSGTHLAVDSSIVEAWDCQFSEAAAKRRAARRPPKPSEASVAEPQLQFELPEPKPTVVNGPPKKPAYAKRGRPSHAERECRREEQEAYEQSLGPFQKTIEAMLPYTYDELLAALPRHAARCDKKNTKGRLTSYYGFKANLLVDTDSQYIVSGLWSSANPNDQRMAVVLLKGLLLKFPSLNVKHILGDKGYDSSAIYQLIHSLGAFPIIKMIHHKKPPEGMNQDYTPVCSQGHAYRYDSFDAKYETLRYTRPNQCKDCPFSESGCQKVFKIRIQTDLRKHAYPARGSESFTQLYNKRTAVERVFAYLKEYFGMKRTRHRGVRASVDFQLSTLAYNLSKFALDKLNKQLSNSQQVA
- a CDS encoding UvrD-helicase domain-containing protein codes for the protein MKLTQIIQPFQKELKQELLLYINSKIQKNLEILSKSKETTKKYKDARDENEKYQERIESLTKLKSRIQYKDNANYKKGIISHDVMLELSINIINNNKKLLKIIQDTYPVIFIDEYQDTKSAVAKLLLEHIKPSTTILFGLFGDYYQQIYNGTVGRVDADLHKLKPILKSENYRSSDVIISLLNRIRTDNLEQIPSGTEKEGKSHFYYVNNRELDTEKFIKERISLDFSIDASDNMKKLFLVTKAIAKKNGYIELHELYDEDDSATYKVGQIKSGFIDMLRSNKRDVSQISKIIFEMLPTEIQIAIDNGSLQNNDDEFIDAFNKCIVKNKKFNELEIFDDSIVQSFEKGQKSEIINRILLETYFPGLFSKYSLSKARRAKSKDMLLKNASNRDCIFANLLFDIEEVIELYQSNKVQLLLKKTAFELNNIQDKLSLNKILLELISLSDKGKISEVFDFVNENRILEYSNKLKDAFNNEFIKDSFYEDLMELEYIQFRLLHKTVKDTSPFSTNHGTKGAEFNNVVCFIDDNDWNSYSLNKYLEGRPDIGAVITNNFDIQTRTRNLFYVICSRAKHNLAIVVMSEMSSKSIAEAKSLFGEGNFIDCFAGQQQLQSN
- a CDS encoding phosphotransferase — its product is MKTLLTEEMILDDLIKTLHRLFGWSVIETASIKRGWLNLKWKVTTDAGVFLLKQYNKERYKLFNPAELLFAFSQQIRLYEQGLACPKLLSHNESILLESDNGELFMVMEYCQGILIPPGRANVHQIYDLGRATGKMHRILNDGTLGINNSPQFIPPSREERLAHWRSVWDKAREAGKPQLLAEIETQFKATEEMDMAILDFLRTGWAHRDLWVDNLLFNGNGLNAILDFDRLKFDYPQLDVARAVISCALDDHLDVSLASAFMEGYREERNVIEGYLTNSLQLLWYMESTWWINANMDQHSVPPARFAKEMIWLAESQKKMSDLLGNI
- a CDS encoding XRE family transcriptional regulator is translated as MNEIDEAKQIVLQIGGVLRKYRKEKNMSLDDLAELTGVSKLTLGNIERGDTNPTLSIIWKISKAISLPLLALLKSEEPVSLYRAGEGLRFSNDQKNWIIEPVFKNTSNDIEMCRAYLQPNSSYHPEGHHVNTTEIATVMTGSIEIQVDGEIYTLNQYDTISFRADCPHSYTNYTNSEAVLHIALKYGF
- a CDS encoding MFS transporter, whose translation is MPNKQNKRAVPSSIGLIILGIIVIAANLRAPLTSVGPLVSLIRDDVRISNTLAGLITTLPLLAFALLSPLVPKLGRRYGVERIILIALIFLTAGIVLRSLSGAANLYIGTAILGFAIAVCNVLLPSVIKRDFPTKMGSMTGVYSISMSLFGAIASGISVPLAVNAGLKWQGALGIWGILSFVSFLCWLPQLRKQTKPATTTSQPIASNDVNVWRSPLAWQVTLFMGIQSMVFYVLIAWLPEILKQQGIDSSQSGWYLSIMQLALLPFTFIVPVIAGRMSNQRLLVVITIILLLTGTLGLLYGSSNIILLWIIILGIGGGFAFSLSMMFFGLRTENAHQAAELSGMAQSVGYLLAATGPALIGFLHDATNSWNLPLFILLGASVLLFIVGIGAARNRLV